A single region of the Xenopus laevis strain J_2021 chromosome 4L, Xenopus_laevis_v10.1, whole genome shotgun sequence genome encodes:
- the wdr6.L gene encoding WD repeat-containing protein 6, translated as MESLLLISPITALEFVADHLLSGEGPYLTVYSLEKDQLTSHRKRQNVLRGYSIHGIKLRSSATVEGEPVLITVFGSKGLIVLQLTIDDHEVSLSEICMLRELHDWIWDVQWLEDGLQPASYLGLALGHNSVALYDFISGEVLKEVHCAEKCILYSACFYGQSWEELVLVSGTVFNQLVVWGVSDPTNKDGRTEPRQRISGHNGVIFSIFYEKERGLLASASDDRSLRIWDVGDLAANSFDVQCLLVLYGHQSRVWSVKLIPENIISIGEDSACIMWNYQGDIVNHFKGHKGRGIRAVAVQDQHGLIATGGADSGIRLWQTNEKSSRSNELLPLHFSSSHSPGAPKALAMVDTTLLIVMTDVGSIYTYDFISKQWSFILADENYQSYCQLDVYKTSNSVICAIGNITGDIKVFTLSFPNIARDLKCHQGKIHSLTWVAPLCPGSFTCSLFSSGPYGIMVLLEVVCVSGHVESVTEKGRFILPPCKQRWHTSVAFLPDEDFIVCGDRRGSLMLFPTNDTCREQSNFLGTTSIQSDSDTIHLKENVDDLVGVEENNCPSSDCSVLSAKCPVSPLFGIHGKLGVTSINCHNGFVYSTGRDGFYRQLKVEKGQLTVLRKQKSCKGMEWIERLSFTADGNLLVMGFHATDFVVWSTGTNEKLHCVPCGGGHRSWSYRKEEHSEVFAYIKSCDIFAYMSHPVGNTHSILKEPVHGRELTCVRSAGTFKTFRNERLHVLLTSSEDTTVNILCFNEATKSLCQLATISDHISSVKTLALARTKPHFQEDSILSVVLFSAGGRAEIECYCLQINQGKGEESVSCQVIHLASHRLDEHWDRIKNKHRLVKMDPETRYMSITVVGEEIGDITTSSLVFLAAACSDGSVRFFSMCTRYRKMLLVAESFYHQRCVLKLWSFVHRFVDGKRDLLCSAATDGRIVLWDVTDTIEQARNVLQEEHEDFQPLNLGDPCFTIPAHQCGINSLHIQETKDGHYLVASGGDDNSIHICRLTVRVTTFNTDNRTSFQLLQEFSIPSAHAAHVTGLRFLQEDLLASVSVDQRLCLWHFSKDGGLHHTSTKLCHVADVSELDCWDNLTTGGHYCVLCGQGLEIVMCKLSKVPQLDQEA; from the exons ATGGAGTCTCTGCTGCTGATTTCACCGATTACAGCGCTGGAGTTTGTTGCTGACCATCTCCTGTCTG GTGAAGGCCCTTATCTTACTGTGTATAGTTTGGAGAAAGATCAGCTTACCTCGCACAGGAAAAGGCAGAATGTTCTCCGAGGTTACTCCATCCATGGCATAAAGCTCCGTTCATCTGCTACCGTTGAAGGAGAACCTGTGCTAATAACTGTGTTTGGAAGCAAGGGGCTTATTGTTCTACAGCTGACCATCGATGATCATGAAGTGAGCCTGTCAGAAATCTGTATGCTTAGAGAACTACATGACTGGATTTGGGATGTACAGTGGCTTGAAGATGGCCTACAGCCAGCATCTTACCTTGGCTTAGCGTTGGGCCACAACTCTGTGGCTCTTTATGATTTCATAAGTGGTGAGGTTCTGAAAGAGGTCCATTGTGCTGAGAAATGCATCTTGTACTCTGCTTGTTTCTATGGCCAGAGCTGGGAGGAACTCGTGCTGGTTTCAGGGACAGTGTTTAACCAGCTGGTTGTTTGGGGAGTGTCAGATCCAACAAATAAAGACGGACGAACTGAACCAAGGCAAAGAATAAGCGGCCACAATGGTGTCATATTTAGTATCTTTTATGAAAAGGAAAGAGGCCTTTTAGCTTCGGCATCTGACGATCGCAGTCTTCGGATTTGGGACGTTGGTGACCTTGCTGCTAACAGCTTTGATGTCCAGTGCCTTCTTGTGTTATACGGCCATCAGTCACGAGTGTGGTCTGTGAAGCTGATCCCTGAGAACATTATAAGCATAGGTGAAGACTCTGCATGCATCATGTGGAATTACCAGGGAGACATTGTTAATCACTTTAAAGGCCACAAAGGTCGAGGCATCAGAGCAGTTGCTGTACAAGATCAGCACGGTTTGATAGCTACAGGGGGGGCAGACTCTGGCATCAGACTCTGGCAAACAAATGAAAAGTCTTCTAGGTCCAACGAGCTCCTTCCATTACATTTTAGTTCATCTCatagcccaggggccccaaaggccCTAGCTATGGTAGATACCACTTTGCTCATTGTTATGACAGATGTAGGCTCCATCTATACTTATGATTTTATCTCCAAACAGTGGAGTTTCATTCTGGCAGATGAGAACTACCAATCCTACTGTCAACTTGATGTTTATAAAACATCTAATAGTGTCATATGTGCTATAGGGAACATAACAGGTGACATCAAGGTTTTTACTCTCTCCTTTCCTAATATTGCCAGGGACCTCAAATGTCACCAGGGTAAAATTCATAGCCTGACCTGGGTGGCACCTTTATGCCCTGGGTCATTCACTTGCAGTCTTTTCTCATCAGGCCCATATGGAATAATGGTGTTGTTGGAGGTCGTATGTGTTTCTGGACATGTGGAGTCTGTGACAGAAAAGGGTCGATTTATTTTGCCACCATGTAAGCAGAGGTGGCATACCAGTGTGGCCTTCTTGCCTGATGAGGATTTCATTGTGTGTGGGGATCGTAGGGGCTCCTTAATGCTTTTTCCCACGAATGACACATGCAGAGAACAAAGCAACTTCCTGGGCACCACCTCCATTCAGAGTGATAGTGATACCATACATTTGAAGGAGAATGTAGATGATCTGGTAGGTGTAGAAGAAAACAACTGCCCCTCATCTGATTGCTCAGTGCTATCTGCAAAATGTCCTGTTTCGCCTCTGTTTGGGATTCATGGCAAATTAGGGGTAACATCCATCAATTGCCACAATGGGTTTGTGTACAGCACAGGGCGGGATGGATTTTACCGACAACTGAAGGTAGAAAAAGGCCAGCTAACTGTGTTGCGCAAACAAAAGTCCTGCAAGGGAATGGAATGGATAGAACGTCTGTCATTTACTGCTGATGGCAATTTGTTAGTGATGGGTTTCCATGCCACTGACTTTGTGGTTTGGAGCACAGGAACCAATGAGAAGCTTCATTGTGTCCCATGTGGAGGAGGGCACAGGTCATGGAGTTACAGAAAAGAAGAACACAGCGAGGTATTTGCTTATATCAAGTCATGTGATATTTTTGCCTATATGAGCCACCCAGTTGGGAATACCCACAGCATATTAAAAGAGCCAGTGCATGGCAGAGAATTGACCTGTGTCAGATCTGCTGGGACCTTTAAGACTTTCAGGAATGAACGCCTACATGTTTTATTAACAAGCAGCGAAGACACCACAGTGAATATATTATGCTTTAATGAGGCAACAAAGAGTCTGTGCCAACTTGCCACAATCAGTGATCATATCTCTAGTGTAAAAACCCTGGCATTAGCCAGAACTAAACCTCATTTCCAGGAGGACAGCATCCTGTCTGTTGTGCTGTTCAGTGCTGGAGGGAGGGCAGAGATTGAGTGTTATTGCCTACAGATTAACCAAGGCAAAGGTGAAGAAAGTGTATCGTGCCAAGTGATCCACCTTGCGTCCCACAGACTGGATGAACACTGGGACAGAATAAAGAATAAGCACAGACTTGTCAAGATGGATCCAGAAACAAG ATACATGTCAATCACAGTGGTTGGCGAGGAGATTGGCGACATCACAACTTCCAGTTTGGTGTTTCTTGCTGCAGCCTGCAGTGATGGATCTGTAAG ATTTTTTTCCATGTGTACAAGGTATCGGAAAATGCTGCTGGTAGCAGAGTCCTTTTATCATCAGCGCTGTGTACTGAAGCTTTGGTCATTTGTGCACCGGTTTGTTGATGGAAAAAG AGATTTGCTTTGTAGTGCAGCAACAGATGGACGCATTGTATTGTGGGATGTCACTGACACTATAGAACAAGCACGTAACGTCCTGCAAGAAGAACATGAAGATTTTCAGCCACTGA accTAGGAGACCCTTGCTTTACAATCCCTGCTCATCAGTGTGGGATCAACAGCCTCCACATTCAGGAGACCAAGGATGGACATTACCTGGTGGCCAGCGGAGGAGATGACAACTCCATTCATATCTGCCGTCTGACAGTGAGAGTCACAACTTTCAACACAGATAACAGAACAAGCTTCCAACTTCTCCAAGAATTTTCCATCCCCTCGGCTCATGCGGCCCATGTCACCGGGCTTCGTTTTCTTCAAGAAGATTTACTGGCCTCTGTCTCTGTGGATCAACGTCTGTGTCTGTGGCACTTTAGCAAGGATGGAGGTCTGCATCACACAAGTACCAAGCTCTGCCACGTGGCTGATGTGTCTGAACTAGATTGCTGGGACAATCTCACGACGGGAGGACATTATTGTGTTCTTTGTGGACAAGGACTGGAAATTGTTATGTGTAAACTGAGCAAAGTCCCCCAATTAGATCAGGAAGCATGA
- the LOC108714675 gene encoding tubulin monoglycylase TTLL3-like gives MMNVRNLLKHCKNSPKHHPDLPEENTWHDYQFKEYLQMTGASDAWDDIILPGMKEIIIHTMKSAQNKVEHRKNTFHLYGTDFIFGENFQPWLIEINASPALSSSTSFRSKLTTQAQEDILHVVLDCKEDSKCDEGDFELLYKQVCYATLCY, from the exons ATGATGAATGTCAGAAATTTATTG AAGCACTGTAAGAACTCCCCAAAACATCATCCTGACCTTCCTGAAGAGAACACGTGGCATGATTATCAGTTCAAAGAGTATCTGCAGATGACAGGAGCATCTGATGCATGGGATGATATAATCTTGCCAGGGATGAAGGAAATCATCATCCATACCATGAAGAGTGCCCAGAATAAAGTTGAGCAcaggaaaaatacatttcatttatatggtacagaTTTTATATTTGGCGAGAATTTCCAGCCATGGCTGATAGAAATCAATGCCAGTCCTGCACTGTCAAGCTCCACATCTTTCAGGAGCAAGTTGACAACCCAGGCTCAAGAAGACATCCTACATGTTGTACTTGACTGTAAAGAAGATAGCAAATGTGATGAAGGTGACTTTGAACTCCTATATAAACAGGTATGCTATGCTACACTATGCTACTAG